One Ktedonobacterales bacterium genomic region harbors:
- a CDS encoding phosphoketolase family protein, producing the protein MLQFDTTISSTVRGHGKVPQPPAAPAKGPLSAELLDKMQRYWSAANYLTIGQIYLQDNPLLREPLTPQHIKPRLLGHWGTSPGLSFIYVHLNRLIKEQAVDIIYLAGPGHGGPALIANVYLEGTYSEIYPDIPQNSEGLRRLFRQFSTPGGIPSHVSVPTPGSIHEGGELGYVLTHAFGAAFDNPDLIVAAVVGDGEAETGPLAGSWKGTSFLNPARDGAVLPILHLNGYKIAGPTVLGRSSDAEVRGILEGNGYAVYFLEGDDPMRLHQEFAATLDSCYAQIRAIQREARAKGVSGRPRWPAIVLRTPKGWTGPKEVDGLPVEGTFRAHQVPLGKVRDDPRQLAHLEAWMRSYQPEALFGQNGRLIPELAELAPEGERRMGANPHANGGKLLVELDVPDFRDYALPVKHPATEQHESTRQLGKLLRDIYARNAQQANFRLFCPDETTSNRLGNVFEVENRCFVGKTIAIDDHVSPAGRVMEVLSEHLCEGWLEGYLLTGRHGLFATYEAFAMVSASMTVQHTKWLEESVRLPWREAIASLNVLLTSTSWRNDHNGFSHQGPGLIDVMLSKRGTVARIYLPPDANCLLSVADHCLRSRDYVNLIVIDKQPQLQWLDMEAAIEHCTRGASVWQWASNDQGQEPDVVLACAGDIPTLETVAAAWWLRQRVPELKVRVVNVVDLMTLFPRIFHPHGMDQTRFVELFTAEKPVIFAFHGYQRAIHEIVHGQPHAERFHVRGFNEQGTTTTPFDMVVMNGMSRYHLCIEALRRVPRLREQAQGLMAECNNLINQAVAYSREHLEDMPAISNWAWT; encoded by the coding sequence ATGCTTCAATTTGATACCACCATCTCCAGTACGGTTCGCGGGCACGGCAAAGTCCCCCAGCCGCCAGCAGCCCCGGCCAAAGGGCCGCTTTCAGCAGAACTGCTGGATAAGATGCAGCGTTACTGGAGCGCCGCCAATTATCTGACCATCGGACAAATCTACCTGCAAGACAACCCCTTGCTGCGTGAGCCGCTTACCCCGCAGCACATCAAGCCGCGTCTGCTGGGCCACTGGGGTACGTCGCCTGGCTTGAGTTTCATTTATGTCCACCTGAACCGGCTCATCAAAGAGCAGGCTGTGGATATAATTTACCTGGCCGGGCCGGGTCATGGCGGTCCGGCGCTGATAGCAAACGTCTATCTGGAGGGGACATACTCCGAAATCTATCCAGACATCCCGCAGAACAGCGAGGGGCTGCGGCGGTTATTCCGCCAGTTTTCGACGCCCGGCGGCATCCCCAGCCATGTCAGTGTCCCCACGCCCGGCTCCATTCATGAAGGCGGTGAGCTTGGCTATGTCCTGACCCATGCCTTTGGCGCAGCCTTCGACAACCCGGACCTGATCGTCGCGGCGGTGGTGGGCGATGGCGAAGCCGAGACGGGGCCGCTGGCAGGCTCCTGGAAGGGGACCAGCTTCCTCAATCCCGCGCGAGATGGCGCGGTGCTGCCCATCTTGCATCTCAACGGCTACAAAATTGCTGGCCCAACGGTGCTGGGCCGTTCAAGTGACGCGGAGGTGCGCGGCATCCTGGAGGGCAACGGCTACGCGGTTTATTTTCTCGAAGGCGACGATCCCATGCGGCTGCATCAGGAGTTTGCCGCGACGCTGGATAGCTGCTATGCTCAGATTCGCGCCATTCAGCGGGAGGCGCGGGCGAAAGGCGTCTCCGGGCGGCCACGCTGGCCCGCGATTGTGCTGCGCACGCCCAAGGGCTGGACCGGACCAAAGGAAGTGGATGGGCTGCCGGTGGAAGGCACGTTCCGCGCGCATCAGGTGCCGCTGGGCAAAGTGCGCGACGATCCGCGCCAACTGGCCCATCTTGAAGCCTGGATGCGCAGCTATCAGCCTGAAGCACTCTTCGGCCAGAACGGCAGGCTGATTCCTGAGTTGGCCGAACTCGCGCCAGAGGGCGAGCGCCGCATGGGCGCGAACCCGCATGCCAACGGGGGCAAGCTGCTGGTAGAACTGGACGTGCCCGATTTCCGCGACTACGCGCTGCCGGTGAAGCATCCGGCGACGGAGCAGCATGAGTCCACGCGCCAGCTCGGCAAGCTGCTGCGCGACATCTACGCGCGCAATGCGCAGCAGGCGAACTTCCGGCTGTTCTGCCCCGATGAAACGACCTCGAACCGGCTGGGCAATGTCTTTGAGGTCGAAAATCGCTGCTTTGTGGGCAAGACCATCGCTATTGACGATCATGTCTCGCCCGCTGGCCGGGTGATGGAAGTGTTGAGCGAACATCTCTGCGAGGGCTGGCTGGAAGGCTATCTGTTGACCGGACGGCATGGGCTGTTTGCCACCTACGAAGCGTTTGCGATGGTGTCGGCTTCGATGACGGTGCAGCATACGAAATGGCTGGAAGAAAGCGTCAGGCTGCCCTGGCGCGAGGCGATTGCCTCACTCAACGTCCTGCTCACCTCCACCAGTTGGCGCAACGACCACAACGGCTTCAGCCATCAGGGGCCAGGGCTGATTGATGTGATGCTCTCCAAGCGTGGGACAGTGGCGCGCATCTATCTACCGCCCGACGCCAACTGCCTGCTTTCGGTCGCCGATCACTGCCTGCGCAGCCGGGATTATGTGAACTTGATTGTGATTGACAAGCAGCCTCAGTTGCAGTGGCTGGACATGGAGGCAGCCATTGAACACTGCACGCGGGGCGCTTCGGTCTGGCAGTGGGCCAGCAACGACCAGGGCCAGGAACCCGATGTGGTGCTGGCGTGCGCCGGAGACATCCCCACCCTGGAGACGGTGGCGGCGGCCTGGTGGCTGCGCCAGCGTGTTCCTGAGTTGAAGGTGCGCGTCGTCAACGTGGTGGACCTGATGACGTTGTTCCCACGTATCTTTCATCCACACGGCATGGATCAAACCCGGTTCGTTGAGCTTTTTACCGCTGAGAAGCCGGTCATTTTTGCCTTTCATGGCTATCAACGGGCGATTCACGAGATTGTGCATGGGCAGCCCCATGCGGAGCGGTTCCATGTGCGCGGCTTCAACGAGCAAGGGACCACGACCACGCCCTTTGATATGGTGGTGATGAACGGCATGAGCCGCTATCATCTCTGCATCGAGGCGCTGCGGCGTGTGCCGCGCCTGCGCGAGCAGGCTCAGGGCTTGATGGCCGAGTGCAACAACCTGATAAACCAGGCGGTGGCCTACTCGCGCGAGCATCTGGAGGATATGCCAGCGATCAGCAATTGGGCCTGGACTTGA